One window from the genome of Scyliorhinus torazame isolate Kashiwa2021f chromosome 3, sScyTor2.1, whole genome shotgun sequence encodes:
- the gnrh2 gene encoding progonadoliberin-2 isoform X3, producing the protein MASQRDVLFLIFLLLIVNNQFSRAQHWSHGWYPGGKRELGLSQSPEVSEEIKLCRGDGCLSLGSPRKDVIRSIVVCEENRIGEDKY; encoded by the exons ATGGCTTCCCAGAGAGACGTACTCTTCCTGATCTTTCTGCTACTGATTGTTAACAACCAGTTTTCCAGAGCCCAACATTGGTCTCATGGTTGGTATCCAGGAGGGAAGAGGGAACTGGGTTTGTCCCAGTCTCCCGAG GTTTCAGAAGAAATCAAGTTATGTCGAGGAGACGGTTGTTTATCCCTGGGAAGTCCACGTAAAGATGTTATAAGGAGCATTGTG gtatgtgaagagaacaggattggtgaagacaaat ACTGA
- the gnrh2 gene encoding progonadoliberin-2 isoform X1, translating into MASQRDVLFLIFLLLIVNNQFSRAQHWSHGWYPGGKRELGLSQSPEVSEEIKLCRGDGCLSLGSPRKDVIRSIVEKLQVVIHRIPTVQKEAIWSFESALSL; encoded by the exons ATGGCTTCCCAGAGAGACGTACTCTTCCTGATCTTTCTGCTACTGATTGTTAACAACCAGTTTTCCAGAGCCCAACATTGGTCTCATGGTTGGTATCCAGGAGGGAAGAGGGAACTGGGTTTGTCCCAGTCTCCCGAG GTTTCAGAAGAAATCAAGTTATGTCGAGGAGACGGTTGTTTATCCCTGGGAAGTCCACGTAAAGATGTTATAAGGAGCATTGTG gaAAAGCTGCAAGTTGTTATCcatcgaattcctacagtgcaaaaggaagccatttggtcctttgagtctgcactgagccTGTGA
- the gnrh2 gene encoding progonadoliberin-2 isoform X2: MASQRDVLFLIFLLLIVNNQFSRAQHWSHGWYPGGKRELGLSQSPEVSEEIKLCRGDGCLSLGSPRKDVIRSIVTDMLVQQIQKKK, from the exons ATGGCTTCCCAGAGAGACGTACTCTTCCTGATCTTTCTGCTACTGATTGTTAACAACCAGTTTTCCAGAGCCCAACATTGGTCTCATGGTTGGTATCCAGGAGGGAAGAGGGAACTGGGTTTGTCCCAGTCTCCCGAG GTTTCAGAAGAAATCAAGTTATGTCGAGGAGACGGTTGTTTATCCCTGGGAAGTCCACGTAAAGATGTTATAAGGAGCATTGTG ACTGATATGTTGGTGCAACAGATTCAAAAGAAGAAATGA